A DNA window from Macadamia integrifolia cultivar HAES 741 chromosome 4, SCU_Mint_v3, whole genome shotgun sequence contains the following coding sequences:
- the LOC122077450 gene encoding protein FAR1-RELATED SEQUENCE 1-like, which yields MVVKYNLKDNYWLSNKYAQKEHWVPCYFKKHFFVGMSSTQRCEGMNSYFQDCFKGTMTSYKFVKQYEKAIARHREKGDEVELRTSTQLPQLSSQYPLKENVGEVYIRRMFDIFKKYLISSFNLSVKEESAEGLVRKFKVGPFKIPIEQRCMVIYDSSQEVQCECRFLEFMGILCKYALKEASSGLSSGIPVNSNDVITTRSLWRLRKVHLSMMSFTCSSPDGYVAAMRICQWFYDNFPTNLQNLTGGLYEDSTNLTQTTVEARLESHDRVKIP from the exons ATGGTTGTGAAATATAACTTGAAAGACAACTATTGGTTGAGCAATAAGTATGCCCAGAAGGAGCATTGGGTTCCATGTTATTTCAAGAAGCATTTTTTTGTGGGGATGAGCTCCACACAACGATGTGAGGGGATGAACAGTTACTTCCAAGATTGTTTTAAGGGAACAATGACATCGTACAAATTTGTCAAACAATATGAAAAGGCTATCGCTAGGCATAGAGAGAAGGGAGATGAGGTGGAGTTGAGAACATCTACCCAATTACCTCAATTGTCCTCACAATATCCTCTAAAAGAGAATGTGGGTGAGGTGTACATTAGGAGGATGTTTGATATTTTTAAGAAATATCTCATTTCCAGCTTTAACCTATCTGTTAAAGAGGAATCAGCTGAAGGGCTAGTGCGTAAGTTTAAGGTGGGGCCTTTTAAGATCCCAATTGAGCAAAGATGCATGGTGATATATGACTCATCACAGGAGGTCCAATGTGAGTGTCGTTTTTTGGAGTTCATGGGTATACTTTGTAAGTATGCGTTGAAG GAAGCTAGTTCTGGCCTGTCCTCTGGTATTCCAGTTAACTCAAATGATGTTATAACAACGCGATCGCTATGGAGATTACGGAAAGTCCATTTGTCAATGATGTCCTTCACTTGCTCATCACCAGATGGCTATGTAGCTGCTATGAGAATATGTCAATGGTTCTATGACAATTTTCCCACCAATTTGCAAAATTTGACTGGTGGTTTATATGAAGATTCAACAAATCTTACACAAACTACTGTTGAAGCAAGGCTAGAAAGCCATGATCGTGTGAAGATACCATAG